A window from Vulcanimicrobium alpinum encodes these proteins:
- a CDS encoding LptA/OstA family protein, translating to MPFAPRRAVALSVCTFACVSVAVASAAASRFGGPFYSVEASTFNYNLGTGAFAVPAHVTIRRPGLEAAADGASGNVRDGRAQLRGNVRVHDAGGKASPQGPKAEPATLTCDQLDIDGKADTYRATGHPKYDATTRHASADTMLYNRKSRTLHLEGDVTVVENATIVHGATIDLDLKKGETTAVGSPVTITRPATTSPSAAPNPSPNPSPSPKR from the coding sequence ATGCCCTTTGCACCGCGGCGCGCCGTCGCGCTCTCCGTGTGCACGTTCGCGTGCGTGTCCGTGGCCGTCGCGAGCGCCGCGGCGTCGCGCTTCGGCGGCCCGTTCTATTCCGTCGAGGCGAGCACGTTCAACTACAATTTGGGTACCGGCGCGTTCGCGGTCCCCGCGCACGTCACGATCCGGCGGCCGGGGCTCGAGGCGGCCGCCGACGGCGCGAGCGGGAACGTCCGCGACGGCCGCGCGCAGCTGCGCGGCAACGTGCGCGTCCACGACGCCGGCGGAAAGGCGAGCCCGCAGGGCCCCAAGGCGGAACCCGCGACGCTCACCTGCGACCAGCTCGACATCGACGGCAAGGCCGACACCTACCGCGCGACGGGCCATCCGAAGTACGACGCGACCACGCGCCACGCGAGCGCCGACACGATGCTCTACAACCGCAAGAGCCGCACGCTGCACCTCGAAGGCGACGTCACCGTCGTCGAAAACGCGACGATCGTGCACGGCGCGACGATCGACCTCGACTTGAAGAAGGGCGAGACGACTGCCGTCGGATCGCCGGTCACGATCACCCGTCCGGCGACGACGAGCCCGTCCGCCGCGCCCAACCCGTCGCCGAACCCGTCGCCGTCGCCGAAACGCTAA
- a CDS encoding helix-turn-helix domain-containing protein, with product MDDANKADARAALKAFLRDRRERALPVSQTRARRGPGLSREDVARRAQITAKWYVLIETGRASGVSTKTLDAIADALALDARDRRELHRLAAAVFVNPPAGAPSRSEPPPKP from the coding sequence GTGGACGACGCGAACAAGGCCGATGCGCGCGCGGCGCTCAAGGCGTTTCTGCGCGACCGGCGCGAGCGCGCGCTCCCAGTCTCGCAGACGCGCGCGCGACGCGGTCCCGGCCTCTCGCGCGAAGACGTCGCGCGCCGCGCGCAGATCACCGCGAAATGGTACGTCCTGATCGAGACGGGGCGGGCCTCCGGCGTCTCGACGAAGACGCTCGACGCGATTGCCGACGCGCTCGCGCTCGACGCCCGCGACCGTCGCGAACTGCACCGCCTTGCCGCCGCGGTCTTCGTGAACCCGCCCGCCGGGGCGCCGTCGAGAAGCGAGCCGCCGCCCAAACCTTGA
- a CDS encoding class II aldolase/adducin family protein, whose translation MAVAAPHTGSDLRSRVSDEEWRVRVDLAAAYRLVAHYGWDDLIFTHISARVPHTDHHFLINPYGQLFSEISASTLVKIDLDGNIVEPTPYIVNPAGFTIHSAIHAAREEVACVLHLHTVAGVAVSAQEHGLLPINQTAMLLNGQIAHHEYEGVALELDERPRLVADLGTKNAMLLRNHGTLTCGTTIADAFLTMYFFERACATQIATLAGGAELHWPVESVQEVVRRQVGGGVGPVAQLAWSALRRMLDAKDPGYAA comes from the coding sequence ATGGCGGTTGCCGCTCCCCACACCGGTTCCGATCTGCGGTCGCGCGTCAGCGACGAGGAGTGGCGGGTTCGCGTCGACCTCGCCGCGGCGTATCGCCTCGTCGCACACTACGGGTGGGACGATCTCATCTTCACGCACATCTCGGCGCGCGTCCCCCACACCGACCATCACTTTCTGATCAACCCGTACGGTCAGCTCTTCTCCGAGATCAGCGCGTCGACTCTGGTCAAGATCGATCTCGACGGGAACATCGTGGAACCGACGCCCTACATCGTCAACCCGGCGGGCTTCACGATCCACAGCGCCATCCATGCGGCACGCGAGGAAGTCGCCTGCGTGCTGCACCTGCACACGGTCGCGGGCGTCGCGGTCTCCGCGCAAGAGCATGGGCTGCTCCCGATCAACCAGACCGCGATGCTGCTCAACGGTCAGATCGCGCACCACGAATACGAAGGCGTCGCGCTCGAACTCGACGAGCGGCCGCGGCTGGTCGCCGATCTCGGCACCAAAAACGCGATGCTGCTGCGCAATCACGGCACGCTCACCTGCGGCACCACGATCGCCGACGCGTTCCTGACGATGTACTTCTTCGAGCGGGCATGCGCGACGCAGATCGCGACCCTGGCCGGCGGAGCGGAACTGCACTGGCCGGTCGAATCCGTCCAGGAGGTCGTCCGGCGCCAGGTAGGCGGCGGTGTGGGCCCGGTCGCGCAGCTCGCTTGGAGCGCCTTGCGGCGGATGCTCGACGCCAAGGACCCCGGGTACGCAGCATAG
- a CDS encoding YdeI/OmpD-associated family protein, producing the protein MTDLPPSAKRRLEQYPRVTIRSRAAWRRWLAQHHADSGPIWLVTYKRSTGSSYVPYGDVVDEALCFGWVDSLPRTLDDERTMRLFSPRKPGSPWSQINKRRVAALIAQGRMTPAGLAMVDAAKRDGSWSSYDAIESLSVPDDLAAALRRSPQARGYFEAFPPSTKKAIFRWIASAKTDATRAKRVAETVRLAAQNIRANQYRQPKGASAARGGRGAAHEASCSRGGA; encoded by the coding sequence ATGACGGACCTACCCCCGTCGGCGAAACGCCGGCTCGAGCAGTATCCGCGCGTGACGATCCGCAGCCGAGCGGCGTGGCGGAGATGGCTGGCGCAGCACCACGCCGACTCGGGACCGATCTGGCTGGTGACCTACAAACGGAGCACCGGCTCGTCGTACGTTCCCTACGGCGACGTCGTCGACGAAGCGCTTTGCTTCGGCTGGGTCGACAGCCTGCCGCGCACCCTCGACGACGAGCGCACGATGCGGCTCTTCTCGCCGCGCAAACCCGGCTCGCCGTGGTCGCAGATCAATAAGCGGCGGGTCGCGGCGCTCATCGCGCAAGGGCGGATGACGCCGGCCGGGCTGGCGATGGTCGACGCCGCGAAGCGCGACGGGTCGTGGTCGTCGTACGATGCCATCGAATCGCTGTCCGTCCCCGACGATCTCGCCGCGGCGCTGCGACGCAGCCCCCAAGCGCGCGGCTACTTCGAGGCCTTTCCGCCGAGCACGAAAAAGGCGATCTTCCGGTGGATCGCGAGCGCCAAAACCGATGCGACGCGCGCGAAACGCGTCGCCGAAACCGTGCGTCTGGCGGCGCAGAACATCCGCGCCAACCAGTACCGCCAGCCAAAGGGGGCATCCGCGGCGCGGGGAGGCCGCGGGGCAGCGCACGAAGCCTCCTGCTCCCGAGGAGGTGCCTGA
- a CDS encoding DUF427 domain-containing protein, which yields MQAARVHAGGRPPASRIIVPGPGQESVWDFPRPPRVESVALPVRVELGGVTIARTTRALRIVETAGAPCYYLPPDDCDLGALRRTEHWTVCEWKGAAYAYDVRAGGRTAAHGAWSYPAPLTDLGMGYERVAGWFAFYASRMDACFLGDERVRSQPGGFYGGWVTQNLTGPIKGEPGTEGW from the coding sequence GTGCAGGCTGCGCGCGTACACGCCGGCGGACGGCCGCCGGCATCGCGCATCATCGTCCCCGGCCCCGGTCAAGAATCGGTCTGGGATTTCCCGCGGCCGCCGCGCGTCGAGTCCGTCGCGCTGCCGGTACGCGTCGAACTCGGCGGCGTCACGATAGCACGAACGACGCGCGCGCTGCGGATCGTCGAAACGGCCGGCGCGCCGTGCTATTATCTCCCGCCCGACGACTGCGACCTCGGCGCGCTGCGGCGCACCGAGCACTGGACCGTTTGCGAGTGGAAGGGCGCGGCGTACGCATACGACGTGCGCGCCGGCGGCCGCACGGCCGCGCACGGCGCGTGGAGCTATCCCGCACCGCTGACGGATTTGGGGATGGGATACGAGCGCGTCGCCGGGTGGTTCGCGTTCTACGCCTCGCGGATGGACGCGTGCTTCCTTGGCGACGAACGGGTCCGCTCGCAGCCCGGCGGTTTCTACGGCGGTTGGGTGACGCAGAATCTCACCGGCCCGATCAAGGGCGAACCGGGAACGGAAGGCTGGTAG
- a CDS encoding glutathione S-transferase family protein has product MSPARSRANRERKAGRQSEDGRFVRQQDAFRRWISADGNSGLPASAGRYHLYVSLACPWAHRTIIVRRLKGLEDAIAMSVVDPIRDESGWAFRDVPGATPDPANGFTYLAEAYRATDPHYHGRVTVPVLWDTHAHAIVSNSDDDIMRMFETEFDAFARKPELALYPVSLRGEIDALNDAIYETIDDGVYRAGFASSQAANESTAYRVFETLDALDARLAGSRYLFGAAPVETAWRLFVTLIRFDAVYHGHFKCNLRRIVDYRAQQLTVSVSATATGSATGWARRTGSSSPDG; this is encoded by the coding sequence ATCTCACCGGCCCGATCAAGGGCGAACCGGGAACGGAAGGCTGGTAGACAGTCCGAGGACGGCCGCTTCGTCCGCCAGCAGGACGCGTTCCGCCGGTGGATCTCCGCGGACGGAAACTCCGGACTCCCGGCGAGCGCGGGACGCTATCACCTCTACGTCTCGCTGGCGTGTCCATGGGCGCACCGCACGATCATCGTCCGCCGCCTCAAGGGGCTCGAGGACGCAATCGCGATGTCGGTCGTCGACCCGATCCGCGACGAATCGGGCTGGGCGTTTCGCGATGTTCCCGGCGCGACGCCGGATCCGGCCAACGGTTTCACCTATCTCGCCGAGGCGTATCGCGCGACTGACCCGCACTATCACGGGCGGGTGACCGTTCCGGTGCTGTGGGACACGCACGCGCACGCGATCGTCAGCAACTCCGACGACGACATCATGCGCATGTTCGAAACCGAGTTCGACGCGTTCGCGCGAAAGCCCGAACTCGCTCTCTATCCGGTCTCGCTGCGCGGCGAGATCGATGCGCTCAACGACGCGATCTACGAAACGATCGACGACGGCGTCTATCGTGCGGGCTTCGCATCCTCGCAGGCGGCGAACGAGAGCACCGCCTACCGGGTCTTCGAGACCCTCGACGCACTCGACGCGCGGCTGGCCGGCTCACGCTATCTTTTCGGCGCCGCGCCGGTGGAGACAGCTTGGCGCCTCTTCGTCACGCTGATCCGCTTCGATGCCGTCTATCACGGCCATTTCAAGTGCAACCTGCGCCGCATCGTCGACTACCGCGCACAACAGCTGACCGTTAGCGTTTCGGCGACGGCGACGGGTTCGGCGACGGGTTGGGCGCGGCGGACGGGCTCGTCGTCGCCGGACGGGTGA